The genomic segment CATTCTGATCACGTGGATGCCTTCAACTTTACGACCGGAGATTGGGAGATACAGAAGTTTCCTGACCTTAGTGGTGGAACACCAGCCAGCATGTATGGGGCCATCAGCGATTATGACCCTTCAAGCGGTCATGTGTGGTACATGGCTCCCTCGGGGGGGCACTGGCTCATAGAACTAAACCCTGCGGCAAATGGCGGTGCCGGTGCGTGGATAGATCATGGGAACACTTACACAGAGCCAACACCTATAGGGTATTATATGACGGGCGCCCTTGATCCTGTCCGTCATTTGTTCGTTGCCATCGGATGCGCTGGCACCATACTGAACGAAGACTCCCTGCAGCTGCAATCCTGTTCCGGAAACGGCGAAGTGAGATGGTGGAATGCTCAACCGGGAACGCAGGCGGCACATATCGCCACACTCAGCGGGAATTTTGACGTTAACGAAATCATAAAGGAGCGCAATCCGGGCTTCGTTTTTGATCCAGCCATAGGAAAGTTTGTCGCATGGGGCGCCAGTCTGACCGACCCGACCAAGAGGACCTGCGTTTATACCCTCGATCCTGGAGCCGCGCCATATACTGCAGCCTGGGTATTGGAAAAGATTCCGGCGGCCGCGACTAACACCGTAACTCCGACGCATCGGGATCTGTATGGAACTTACGGCAGATTCCGATATAGCCCAAGTAAAAATGTGTTTGTGCTGGTTAATAGCGCAGATGACGATGTGTTTATCTACAAACTCGGCGTGCGAAATGGAGAAACTATCCCTCCGTCGGCTCCCACAGCATTGACCGCGACCACCGTTTCTGCAACGCAGATAGATCTGAATTGGACTGCCTCCGTCGACAATGTCGGAGTTGCCGGCTATATCGTCTACCGCGGCAGCAACCAAGTCGCCTCCGTCACAGCTCCGTCTTACCAGGACACGAACCTTTCGCCCAGCACGCCTTACTCCTATGCAGTCGCTGCCTTCGATGCCGCAGGCAACCTCTCAGCTCTGAGTGCAAGCGTCAGTGCCGTCACTCAAAGCACAACCTTTGATACCGCACCTCCTTCGGTTCCCACAGGCCTCACTGCTACGCCGCTTTCATCGTCACAGATAAACCTTTCGTGGAACGCATCTTCAGACAACGTCGGTGTTGCCGGATATCGGCTGTACCGTGATGGTTTGCTGCTTGCATCCACAACTTCGATATTCTACAGTGACACCATTCTTAGTCCCACCACATCTTACAGCTATCGTCTTGCCGCTTTTGACACGGCAGGTAATCAATCCGCCCAATGCAATGCAGTCACTGCGCAGACACCAGCCATTGGCCAATTGCCCGTTCTGACATTTTCCCAGCTATGCGCGCAGCCGGGTGTACTTAAGTGTGTAGGGTTCAACAGTAACGCTGACATTCCCTTAGGTGCGTATTACCAGCCTTATCAGTCCTTTGGATCACCTTCCGGTATTGATTATATAGTCAGCCAAACCAATCCATCGTTTAATGGAGTCCCGCCCACAATAGACACGACAACCTATGCTTCGGATGGCGGATCACTGAAATTCACCATCCCCTCGCAGTCACCAGCAAATACATCAGGAGATTATTTTACAAATTTTCCTCCCGTGTATCCTGGCAGTGAGTTTTATATCCGTTGGAAAATGAGATTTTCTACCGAGTTTTTGAGCACTCATTTTACAAACAGCGATGGCTTCAAGGTGCTTGCTGTAGGTGAGGGGGATCATGCCAACTGCAGTCCTCAGGCCGCCCTCTCGATCGACTCTGGCGGTGGCTGCTCCCTTACTCACAGTCCGCAAAACATTGTCATAGAAAACATCAATCAGTATGGCATCCCCAGGATGTATCACCATTCCGATGAGACTATAGAATTTGATAACAGTTGGATGGGTCCGATTCTCTGGCAAAATGCCCGACCTTCTCCCAGCTGCGGTTACCATGCTTCCGGCAACTGCTTCCAGTTTTATGCCAACGAGTGGATGACATTTGAACTTCACGTGAAGGTTGGCACTTGGTTTATTGGCCTGCGCAATGCGTGGAATGCTGCGATGGCATCGGGAACTACGCCTAGGAATTCACAGGTCGAACTGTGGGGAGGCCGGGAAGGGCAGCCAATGGAGTATATTATAAGTTTCAATCATTTTGATCTTATAAACAATGACCCAACCCACTATGGCAATTACGGAAAAGTATGGCTTCTCCCATATCAAACAAACAAAGATCCGACGCAAGTTCATCCGATATGTTATGTGTGGTACGACGAACTGATCATCTCGACTCGACCAATCGGGGCGCTTCCTCTGCGACCTGGTGCGCCGGCAAACGCCAAAAAGAAATAAAACACTGGCTCTTGTTGCCCGAAACAACCTGAGCAGCCAGAAGAGGGAGATGCAATCGATAGAACATCGAGTCACCTACTGAATGGACTTTCGCCCCGTTCAACACAATTGTGCTCGTGCGTGGAGCGCTATCCTCTCCAGGAAGCAAAGCCATAACATGCGCAGAATATGCCCGGCGCCGCCATGCACAGGCAATTAACATCGCCGCTTATGGACAGCCCACAGTAGCCTGTAACCAGCTCTGTCTGCAAAGGTTCCGCCAAACGAACATTATTCAACCTGATCTCCGGACACAATTCATGTTGCGTTGCGCATAAATTTCACTATGTTGCCGACCTCACTTTCTTCCGACAGATCGCCGCACGCGAGCGGCTCCCGTGGTACTCTCCGACATGTCCCCTAACACGAAAGGCATGGGCTCCGGTGGGTTTGCCTGGTGCCATTGGCATATTTCCTCGCTACGCCACAGGTTCCAAGGCTGCAGGGGTAATGATCGGCATGTTAGAAAATCTCTATAATCATTGCCCTGTCTCATTACAGACTCTACTCCTAAACGTAAAGGCGTTGGAACTCCACCTAGAACGGTACGGAAGCAAATTTCAGAAAGTCTATGAGCAGTTCACAAAGAATCAATGGATGTCTGTGGCTGACCTGAGGTCCTACCAGAATGAGCGGCTAAAACTCTTGATATCACATGCCTATCGCACCGTCCCCTATTACAACGAGCAGATGAAACGGCTCAGGCTCCTCCCTGCCGATATTCGATCGCTTGAGGATCTGCCCAAATTGCCGGTGTTAAACCGAGACCAGACAAGAGCCAATCTTCATAGACTGACCTCCACAGCATATCCTAAAATCCTACTACGTCATGGCCACACCAGCGGCACAACGGGCTCGCCGTTGGACATATATTACGATATTCGCACCTGCGTCGTTCACCACGCAGCCGACTGGCGCTTCAAGTCCTGGGCCGGTCTCCATTATGGGCAGCCTTACGCTTCATTGCAGGGGAGAATGATCGTACCGATACGACAAGAGCGGCCACCTTTCTGGAGATACAATTACATTAATCATCAGCTCTTTCTGTCAGCCTTCCATCTGCAGCAAGATAACATCGCCTGCTATTTTGACGAGATGTCGAGGCGAAACATACAATTCATCGAAGGCTATCCGTCAACGACCTATATTCTGGCTCTCTATCTTTTGAAAATGGGATCACGGTTTCCGCTAAAGGCAGTTTTTACCTCCTCGGAAACGTTATACGGGTATCAGCGTGAAGCAATCGAAGAGGTATTTGCATGCAGCGTGTATGATTCTTATGGCATGGCGGAACGTGTCACATTTGCCACGGAATGTCCCAGCCACTGCGGCCACCATCTCAACTCCGACTACGGTATCACCGAGTTTCTGGACACGAACGACGAACCCGTGTCCCCTGGCCAGCTCGGCAGAATTGTGGCCACAGGCCTGCATAACTTCGCGATGCCCCTGATTCGATTTGAAATGAAGGATGCGTCGTCGTTAAAGGGTCATGGATGCGAATGCGGGCGTTCTTTTCCTCTCATGCAGGATGTCACTACAAAGAATGAGAGCATCGTCACCCTTCCCGACGGCAGACTTATCTCTCCTTCCGTCCTGACGCACCCATTCAAGCCGATGCACAACATCACAGAATCCCAGATAATCCAGGAGAGCCTCGGAGAACTTACGATAAAGATCGTAAAGAGAGATGGATATACCGTTGAGGATGAAAAAGCGCTGCTCTCTGCCTTCTATGAAAGACTCGGCGGCCAAATCAAGATTCGGGTGGACTACGTGCCGTCCATCCCGAGAACAGAGAACGCCAAGTTTCGGTGGGTTATTTCCAAGGTACCCCCACGCTTTTAGCAAAACTGCCCGCTGCTTGCGCACCGATTGCGCGAGGTGCCTTTTGAGTTTAAAAACCACATCCTAGGAGTATCTAACGCCGGAAAAGCGGAGCATTTTTGTATCTCGTCCTCAGAGGCAATGATTTACTTTAATGGAATTACCTGAATAATAGATCGCACAATACATTACCTTGGGAGAGCCCATGGCATATGAGTGTTCAAGAGTATTCGCCGAGCCCTGCGCCACATATGATAGTCCTGAGATTATGGCCTGTATTGCTCGCTGGGATGACCTCTTTTCCCAGTATCTTCATCCGGGTCAATGTGTGATTCTCAAACCCAACTGGATCAACAGCGCTCATAAGTATCGCCCTGATGAATGGCAAAGCTTGATAACACATCCCAGCGTAATAACTGGCGTGCTTGATTCCGTCCTGCGTTTCCTTCAGGGTAAAGGAAGAGTTGTGATCACCGACGCTCCTGCGACTTCTTGCTCCTGGCGAGCCCTGATGGACCGCATGAGACCTGATCAATGGGTAGAAATGGGTAAGCGTCATGGCATACAGGTTGACATCGTAGACCTTCGCGATGACGAGTGGACCGTCAGTCACGACGTCGCACTGCAGCGCAGAAGACTGCCGGGAGACCCTCTCGGCTCCACACAATGTGATCTTGGCCAATTCAGCGAATTTAATACGCAGCAACAAGGTAGCCGTCGTTACTATGGTGCGGACTATGATATCAATGAAACAAATCTGACCCACTCCAATGGCCACCATAAATACAAACTTTCTAGATCCGTCATTTCGGCTGATGTATTTATAAATCTTCCCAAACTAAAAACCCACAAAAAGGCTGGCATTACCTCCTCGCTCAAAAATCTTGTGGGCATCAACACTTACAAGAATTGGCTTCCTCATTACTCAGTGGGCACACCCGAACAAGGTGGTGATGAATTCCAGCACAATTCAATGAAAAACCGCTGGGAAGGTGCATTGGCGCGTCGCATTAAACACCTCCTGTCGACACAGCCGCGGGCGGGGAGATATCTTCTGCCAGCAATAACCCTTGTGAGAATGTTTTTCGGCGATACCCGGCGAGTCATTCGAAGCGGAAACTGGCACGGGAACGACACCATATGGCGCATGATCCTGGACCTCAATAAGGCTTTATTGTACTGCAATCCCGATGGTTCAATACGACACGATATTCCGCAGACGCGCAAGCCCTATATCAGCATTGTCGATGCCATTACGGCCGGCGAAGGTGACGGCCCCTTGTCTCCGGACCCAAAACACACCGGCCTGTTGATCGCAGGAGCCAACCCGGTTTCCGTTGATGCGTTCTGTGCGAAGCTCATGGGTTTTGACTGGATGAAGATACCTGCAATCAAAAACGCCTTCGCCATCAGGCACTATCCCATCGCAGACTTTAACTACGAGGACATCCATGTTGTGTCCAGCGATCGGCAGTTAAACGGCCGCCTCCTCGACATCCCGGCTCAGATCGGGTGCCGCTTTAAGCCGCATTTCGCATGGGTCGGGCATATTGAAAGCGACCCTGCTGCAACGGGTGCGCCCTCGCGCCCGCCGATCCCGGGACACGCCGAACGAAGCACCTTTCCAAACTACATGCCCGGCGATAAATGAGAGGCAGACGAGCGCATGAGTACCCAGTGCTCCCATAACAACAAGCTGGTATTCATTTCGTGGGCCCTCTCCTGCAGAAGAAGCGACAGCATCGCCCGCAGGCTCGGAGGAACTTCCTATATGGTCTACTCGGGGGCATGGGGAAGCCGATATTCGACGATCGCTTTCAAGTATGCTTCCCAGATCGTAAAGACCCTGAAAATCCTGATCCGAACCAAACCGCATGCCGTCTTCGTAATGACGCCTCCCATCGTCGCCTGTCTTCCAGTCTTGGTCTATGCAAAACTTGCGGGGGCTTCTTACTCGATCGACGCGCACACCGCCGCATTCGTGGACCCACCATGGCGGCACATCCTTTTCATCCACAAATATTTTTCACGGCGCGCAGCTACGACGATTGTAACCAACGAGTATCTTCAGAAATTAGTGCAGGCATGGGGAGCGCATGCAACGATCGTCGCGGATGTGCGCGTCTGTTTCCCGGATCCTGCGCACGTGAGCCTCGACGGCGGTTCCAATATGGCCCTCGTTTGCAGCTTTACCAGGGATGAGCCCGTGGCATTGTTTTTGCGCGCCGCACGCAGCCTGCCCCAAATCAAGTTCTATGTCACCGGCGATCATGCGGATGCGGATCCGAGTCTTGTCAAAAATAGGCCGGATAATGTCGTGTTCACCGGATTTTTGCCGGAGGCCGAATATGTCGGTTTGTTGATGTCCTCGGACGCGGTCATATGCCTGACTACCGTGGACCATACAATGCAGCGGGGAGCGTATGAGTCCATTTATCTCGGCAAGCCGGTGATCACGTCCAATTTCGAGGTTCTCAGGAAAACATTCCATAAGGGCGCAGTCTTTGTCGATAACAGAGTCGAGGACATCGTACGGGGCATTGTTCAGATGAGAGCCGACCTCAGGAAATATCAAGAGGAGGCACAGCAATTGAGGGAAGAAAAGCTGCGTCAGTGGGAAACCGTGGAAGCCGAGCTGCGGCGTTTCTTATAAATCAGGGTTCCGCTCCCCGTCGTCCCCGACGACGATGCGCCAAAGGAATCAAGGATGAACCTACTTTACCTCTGTCATCGGATTCCCTACCCTCCTGACAAAGGTGACAAGATCCGATCTTTTCATCAGATCCGGCATCTTGCGCAACGCCACAGAGTGCATTTGGCGTGCATGATCGACCAGGTCGAGGATCTGCAGGGCATAAACGAGCTCAAACACTATTGTGCTGCTGTTGACACTGTCTACCGCAGCTCATCGTCAGCGAAAACCGCAATCCTGGCCGCCCTGCTGACCAACAAGTCGCTCTCGGTAGCGTCTTTTCACTCGAAGCAACTACAGAAAAAAATCGCCGAACGCCTGGCTTCCGAGCACTTTGACAGAATATTTGTCTTTTCTTCGACCATGGCAGAGTATGTCTGGGATGTAAATCACATTCCGCGCATCATGGATTTTGTCGACGTGGATTCCGAAAAGTGGCGCGATTATGCCGGCTATCATTCATTCCCACGGTCACTGATTTACCGGCAAGAAGCGGTTCGCCTGGCGCACTATGAAGAGCGCATCTCCCTGAATTTCGACCATTCGATATTTGTTTCTGAAGCGGAAGCCAACCTCTTTAGGAGAAGGATCAACCACAGGCCCATCTCTGTGGTTCCCAACGGCGTGGACTTCGACTACTTTGCGCAGCGCGTTGCCAGTCCGGTCCTTGCGGACGGTCCCGTCATCATTTTCGTGGGGGCAATGGACTACTTTCCGAACATAGATGCGGTTCGTTACTTCTGCAAGGACATCTTCCCTCTGGTGCGGAAAAGCAGGCCGGAGGCGCGTTTTTATATCGTGGGAAGCCGCCCCGCGCGCGAGGTTATCAGGCTGGGCCGAATCGCCAATGTCAAGGTAACCGGGTGGGTCCCCGATGTGCGCCCCTACCTGGCGATGGCGTCCGTATCCGTCGCTCCGTTCCGGATCGCCCGGGGCATTCAGAACAAGATTCTCGAAGCCATGGCATCGGGGGTTCCGGTCGTTTCGACCTCACGAGCGGTTCAGGGAATCGGAGCCTCCGAGAAAGACGGCCTCAGAATAGAAGACGAGCCAGGTGCTTTCGCCCGGCAGATCCTGCGCCTGTTGGACGCGCCGCAACTCGGCGAAGAGTGTGCCCAGCATGCCCGAGACTACGTCTGCATTCATCACCAGTGGCAGCAGATTGGAAAGCTGATCGAGGATATCCTCCAGGCCGTGCCGGCGCCCAGGAGCTGAACGGGAGCCTCATCCGACTTCAGGAGCGAAGCGCTGCAGCCACAATCGGAACATTAAGATACTCCACAGCTCGTTGGAGCGGTCTCTGACTCGAGACTGGTGTTGGTCCCACATCTTGCTGATAAATGCGGAGTTGAGGAAGGGATCTTTCCTCCCGATCAGGAATTCCCGGGCATAATCATGGATCCCGGACCGGAACCAATCTGCAAGAGGAACACCGAAACCCATCTTGGACCGATGGATAATGTTGTCCGGCAGGCATCCCTGCATCGACTTCTTGAAAAGGTACTTGCCGGTTCCTCCATTGAGCTTCAATCTGGAGGGCATCCTTGCCACCAGGCCCATCAACACGTGATCCAGCAGCGGGCATCGGACTTCAAGGGAATTGGCCATGCTGGCACGGTCCACCTTGGTAAGGATGTCGTCGGTGAGATAGGTCTTGATGTCGAGGTACTGGATCCGTGAGAGGGGATCGGCCGTACCTGCCCTGTCGTAATGCTCACGAAAGACCTCTATGGTCTGATAATCCTTGAGACGAGCCTTCAGATCGTCCGACAAAATAGAGGGCTTTTCGTAGCCGCGGAATGTCGACATGCTCTCAAAATAGCCCTCCAGAGCATCATGAGCCAGGCTCTGGAAAGTCGTTTTCGCGCGGATGAACCGGGGCGCCCAGTCCATTTTAGGATACATCCTGCCCAAGGGGCCGAAAACCGGCCTTCTCAGCCACAGAGGCATGACGGCCCTCAGGCGATTTTCCTGCTGGTCGAAAAAGTAGCGCCGATAGCCGGCAAAGTTCTCGTCACCGCCATCGCCGCTGAGACAAACGGTGACTTTTTCGCGGGCCACCTGGCTGACAAAGTAGGTGGGAAGCGCCGAAGAATCTGAAAAGGGCTCGTCATAGTGCCAGACCAGTTTCTCGATGGTGCCGATCTTCTCCGGAGTCACAACGCGCTCGTGGTGATCGCTGCCTAAATGCCTGGCCACCTGGCGGGCATAAGCGGATTCGTCGAAAGAATCCTCGGCAAAACCGATAGTGGCAGTCTTCACGGGCTGTTTGAGGATCTGGCTCATCACGAAGACCACTGCCGATGAGTCGAGCCCGCCGGACAGGAATGCTCCCAGCGGCACCTCGCTCATCAGCCTGATGTCCACCGCGGTTCTCAATTCAGCCAGGAACATTTCGAGCCATTGCTTTTCGGAGAACTCTACGTCCTCGGCGAATTTGAGATCCCAGTAGGGTATTTCCCGCAGGTTGGGTCCCTCAAATTTAAGATAATGTCCCGGCCGCACCTTGTGGATCCGGCGGTAGATGGACTTGGGCGCCGGAACGTAACCCAGTGAGAGATAGTCGCTGACGGCGTCCTCACGGATTTCGAGCCGGAGTGCCGGGTGGCAGAGAATCGATTTGATCTCGGAACCAAAAACCAGTTTTTCATCGTCCAGGTAGTAAAAGAGAGGCTTTTTACCCACACGGTCCCGGGCCAGGATCAGTGTTTGCCTGGCCTGGTCCCATAATCCGAATGAAAACATGCCTCGCAGTTTTTCGATGAAACTATCCGGATATTGCTCGTACAGGTGAACGACGGTCTCCGTGTCGGTACGGGTCCGAAAGTCGTGATGGCCTTTCAGCCCTTCCCGAAGTTCCTGGAAGTTGTAGATTTCGCCATTAAAGGTTATCCATATGCTGCCGTCCTCATTACTGAGAGGCTGGCGGCCAGTACTCAGATCAATGATGCTCAGGCGGCGGTGGCCCAAAGCGGCCTGCCGGCCCACATAGACGCCGGATTCATCCGGCCCCCTGTGCCGCTGGATATCGGACATTTTGCGGACCACGAGCTCGTCGATCGGTCTCCCGTCAAAATAGTAAACGCCGCAAATTCCACACAAAGCCGGTACCTCCTGTTCTTGTCGTCACTACCCTCGCCCCACGCCGCCAAGATGGGCACGGGCGAACTCATGAGCGTCCTGGATCGTTCAGTAACATCGGCTCAAATTCCTGCGCCGATATCCATATCTTCGCGGACATTCTAATAAGAATGCCGCCACCGGCAAAGTCCTTTTCAATCCAGCGTGGAAATATCCCCGGGATTGCTTTCCCCCGGCAGGCAATTCCCGTCTCCCGAAACCCGCATTGATCCGGCCCGGGCCCCAGCCAGTCAAAATGGGCCGAGCATGCTTTCAGATTTTGGAGTGCGGCGGCATGGCGCCGCGTTTGAGGTTCGTAATAGCCAAAGCGGCGTCATGCCGCCGCACTCCAGAGCGCCTGCGGCGCGAGAAATTTGTGGTATTTCCGAATCCGTTTGGGCATATCAGGAGCGATGAAATTCACGCGGCCGCTTCGCGGCCTGGTGTATCCATGAATTATTCAGGCCTGCGGGCAAAGGGCGACGAGTGCCGTTCCTTCTCTTATGAAACGTGAACAGATAGTCCGACTCTTGTGTCTCTGCATCCTCTTCGCTCTGACCGCCACGCTCTTG from the Terriglobia bacterium genome contains:
- a CDS encoding DUF362 domain-containing protein is translated as MAYECSRVFAEPCATYDSPEIMACIARWDDLFSQYLHPGQCVILKPNWINSAHKYRPDEWQSLITHPSVITGVLDSVLRFLQGKGRVVITDAPATSCSWRALMDRMRPDQWVEMGKRHGIQVDIVDLRDDEWTVSHDVALQRRRLPGDPLGSTQCDLGQFSEFNTQQQGSRRYYGADYDINETNLTHSNGHHKYKLSRSVISADVFINLPKLKTHKKAGITSSLKNLVGINTYKNWLPHYSVGTPEQGGDEFQHNSMKNRWEGALARRIKHLLSTQPRAGRYLLPAITLVRMFFGDTRRVIRSGNWHGNDTIWRMILDLNKALLYCNPDGSIRHDIPQTRKPYISIVDAITAGEGDGPLSPDPKHTGLLIAGANPVSVDAFCAKLMGFDWMKIPAIKNAFAIRHYPIADFNYEDIHVVSSDRQLNGRLLDIPAQIGCRFKPHFAWVGHIESDPAATGAPSRPPIPGHAERSTFPNYMPGDK
- a CDS encoding TIGR03087 family PEP-CTERM/XrtA system glycosyltransferase, which encodes MNLLYLCHRIPYPPDKGDKIRSFHQIRHLAQRHRVHLACMIDQVEDLQGINELKHYCAAVDTVYRSSSSAKTAILAALLTNKSLSVASFHSKQLQKKIAERLASEHFDRIFVFSSTMAEYVWDVNHIPRIMDFVDVDSEKWRDYAGYHSFPRSLIYRQEAVRLAHYEERISLNFDHSIFVSEAEANLFRRRINHRPISVVPNGVDFDYFAQRVASPVLADGPVIIFVGAMDYFPNIDAVRYFCKDIFPLVRKSRPEARFYIVGSRPAREVIRLGRIANVKVTGWVPDVRPYLAMASVSVAPFRIARGIQNKILEAMASGVPVVSTSRAVQGIGASEKDGLRIEDEPGAFARQILRLLDAPQLGEECAQHARDYVCIHHQWQQIGKLIEDILQAVPAPRS
- a CDS encoding glycosyltransferase, encoding MSTQCSHNNKLVFISWALSCRRSDSIARRLGGTSYMVYSGAWGSRYSTIAFKYASQIVKTLKILIRTKPHAVFVMTPPIVACLPVLVYAKLAGASYSIDAHTAAFVDPPWRHILFIHKYFSRRAATTIVTNEYLQKLVQAWGAHATIVADVRVCFPDPAHVSLDGGSNMALVCSFTRDEPVALFLRAARSLPQIKFYVTGDHADADPSLVKNRPDNVVFTGFLPEAEYVGLLMSSDAVICLTTVDHTMQRGAYESIYLGKPVITSNFEVLRKTFHKGAVFVDNRVEDIVRGIVQMRADLRKYQEEAQQLREEKLRQWETVEAELRRFL
- the asnB gene encoding asparagine synthase (glutamine-hydrolyzing), giving the protein MCGICGVYYFDGRPIDELVVRKMSDIQRHRGPDESGVYVGRQAALGHRRLSIIDLSTGRQPLSNEDGSIWITFNGEIYNFQELREGLKGHHDFRTRTDTETVVHLYEQYPDSFIEKLRGMFSFGLWDQARQTLILARDRVGKKPLFYYLDDEKLVFGSEIKSILCHPALRLEIREDAVSDYLSLGYVPAPKSIYRRIHKVRPGHYLKFEGPNLREIPYWDLKFAEDVEFSEKQWLEMFLAELRTAVDIRLMSEVPLGAFLSGGLDSSAVVFVMSQILKQPVKTATIGFAEDSFDESAYARQVARHLGSDHHERVVTPEKIGTIEKLVWHYDEPFSDSSALPTYFVSQVAREKVTVCLSGDGGDENFAGYRRYFFDQQENRLRAVMPLWLRRPVFGPLGRMYPKMDWAPRFIRAKTTFQSLAHDALEGYFESMSTFRGYEKPSILSDDLKARLKDYQTIEVFREHYDRAGTADPLSRIQYLDIKTYLTDDILTKVDRASMANSLEVRCPLLDHVLMGLVARMPSRLKLNGGTGKYLFKKSMQGCLPDNIIHRSKMGFGVPLADWFRSGIHDYAREFLIGRKDPFLNSAFISKMWDQHQSRVRDRSNELWSILMFRLWLQRFAPEVG